One genomic window of Syntrophus gentianae includes the following:
- a CDS encoding ABC transporter permease, whose product MSPFKPYDISRRFWKVWYRNLVVNRQSWKVGFLPPLLEPLFYLLAFGIGLSGLVGKISYGGSQVTYVQFIAPALLAINIMNNAFFENTYSSYVRMYYQKTFDAMMATPLTLEEIITGEIFWGATKSFLATLVMLAVISLFGLVSYPAGLLILPLSFLGGIAFGSLGMIFTGKVKTIDLFNLPIFLLITPMYLFSGTFFPLENLPSWARFVAYALPLTHLVNMVRSLGFGRFDVSLLWGLLYLTLFCLILFPMALASMHRRLIQ is encoded by the coding sequence ATGAGCCCCTTCAAGCCCTATGACATATCCCGGCGCTTCTGGAAGGTGTGGTATCGAAACCTCGTGGTGAACCGTCAGAGTTGGAAGGTCGGTTTTCTCCCCCCTCTGCTGGAACCTCTTTTTTATCTCCTCGCCTTTGGAATCGGCCTCAGCGGCCTCGTCGGCAAAATCTCCTATGGCGGCTCGCAGGTGACCTATGTCCAGTTCATCGCCCCGGCCCTTCTGGCCATCAACATCATGAACAACGCCTTTTTCGAAAACACCTACAGTTCCTATGTCCGAATGTACTACCAGAAAACCTTCGACGCCATGATGGCGACCCCGCTGACCCTCGAAGAGATCATCACCGGCGAAATTTTCTGGGGGGCGACAAAATCGTTTCTGGCCACCCTCGTCATGCTTGCCGTCATCAGCCTCTTCGGCTTGGTGAGCTACCCCGCCGGTCTGCTGATCCTCCCCCTTTCCTTTCTCGGCGGCATCGCCTTCGGTTCCCTGGGCATGATTTTCACCGGCAAGGTCAAAACGATCGACCTCTTCAATCTCCCGATTTTTCTGCTGATTACCCCCATGTACCTCTTCAGCGGAACCTTCTTCCCCCTGGAGAATCTGCCTTCCTGGGCCCGTTTTGTCGCCTATGCCCTGCCCCTGACCCATCTGGTCAACATGGTCCGCTCCCTCGGATTTGGCCGTTTTGACGTCTCTCTGCTCTGGGGGCTCCTCTATCTCACCCTCTTCTGCCTGATCCTTTTCCCGATGGCTCTGGCCAGCATGCACAGGCGGCTCATTCAATAG
- a CDS encoding ABC transporter ATP-binding protein, protein MDTRKVPSLSPILEASHLRKSFGSFTAVDDISFAVLPGECFGILGPNGAGKTTAIRMLYGFSPMTGGTLRIFGLDVREDLRSIKARIGVCQQENNLDPDLTVFQNMEIFAGYFNLPRPLARERAEKLLAFIALRNRRDDKVIELSGGMMRRLVLARALMNDPDLLILDEPTTGLDPQSRHSVWQRLEELKKRGLTILLTTHYMDEASRLCDRLIIMDKGRILVEGMPADLIRTHVGHDVIEVAEPEAALLDFVKKKGLSFENLGHRLLIYGDNRDALFHEISSLCSHDGCVLRMATLEDVFLKLAGRELRE, encoded by the coding sequence ATGGATACCCGGAAAGTGCCGTCTTTATCGCCGATCCTTGAGGCGTCCCATCTGCGGAAGAGCTTTGGCTCTTTCACCGCCGTGGACGATATTTCCTTTGCCGTTCTGCCCGGGGAATGCTTCGGCATCCTGGGACCCAATGGCGCCGGCAAGACGACGGCCATCCGCATGCTTTACGGCTTTTCCCCCATGACCGGCGGAACGCTGCGAATCTTCGGGCTGGATGTGCGGGAGGATCTCCGCTCGATCAAGGCCCGCATCGGCGTCTGCCAGCAGGAGAACAACCTGGACCCCGATTTGACGGTCTTCCAGAACATGGAAATCTTCGCCGGCTACTTCAACCTGCCTCGGCCGCTCGCCCGGGAAAGGGCGGAAAAGCTCCTGGCTTTCATCGCCCTGAGGAACCGTCGGGATGACAAGGTCATCGAGCTTTCCGGGGGAATGATGCGCCGCCTGGTCCTCGCGCGGGCCCTGATGAACGACCCCGATCTCCTGATTCTCGACGAGCCCACCACCGGGCTCGATCCCCAGTCACGGCACTCCGTCTGGCAGCGGCTGGAGGAGCTGAAAAAAAGGGGGTTGACCATTCTCCTCACGACCCATTACATGGATGAAGCCTCCCGGCTGTGCGACCGGCTGATCATTATGGACAAGGGGCGCATCCTCGTGGAAGGAATGCCGGCGGATCTGATCCGGACCCATGTGGGCCACGACGTGATCGAGGTGGCGGAACCGGAGGCGGCGCTCCTGGATTTCGTAAAAAAGAAGGGATTGAGCTTCGAGAATCTGGGGCATCGCTTGTTGATCTACGGGGACAACCGGGATGCGCTCTTTCATGAGATCTCTTCCCTCTGCAGTCATGACGGCTGCGTCCTGCGCATGGCGACGTTGGAGGATGTCTTCCTGAAACTGGCGGGCAGAGAGTTGAGAGAATGA